The sequence below is a genomic window from Pleurocapsa sp. PCC 7327.
AAATTAGATATTATACCTAGTTGAATGCCTTTTTGCTGCCAGTGTTCCAAAGCAGGAACGACATCGGGATAGACGTACCAAGGCCGATCTGTGGTGAAGTAGGCGTAGAGTTGGCTAAAGAAGGCATCAAAGTCAGAAAAGCGATCGAGAACACCAGCTCCCTCAAAAGTCTCCTTGGCGATCGCTCTCCACCATTGATACTCCAGTTCGGGAATTTTGGCAGCATCGATTCCTGGAAAAGCTAGCGGACTGGAAGTTTTGAAGCTTTGGATAAAGGCTTCGTCGAGGCGTTCGGGCGAGATATCTACTCCAGCTCCCCTGGCGATCGCGCTATAAACTTCGCCGACGCTTCCCTTTATACCAAATAAAGTCCCGACAGCATCTAAGAAAATGACTTTTGGTTGTTTGTCATTGGTCATTAGTCCTCCGAGCTATTCACCTTGCCAGCAATTCTATAACGGGCTGGGTTATCCAGTTCAACCCGACGTTAAGTTGATGTTTTAGGGTTGGCAGGCGATAGAGATAAATCAAACGCCGCAGAATATAGGCTGGTATTCCTTCTAGTTTCACTCCCAAACCGCTAATAGTGGCATTATCTATTCCCAAGGTCATCATCTCGCCCATAGAGAAGTAACGGAAGGGCAATAAAGGTCGTCTGGTAATAGAGGCCCAGATATTCCAAGCGCAGAAGTCAGACTGCTGAAGGGCAGATTGAGCGGTAGCTGGAACTTGTTGTCCGGTTATATCCTGACAATTGGCGACATCGCCGAGGGCATAAATTTCGGGGCGATCGCTTGCTTGCAGAAAAGCATTTGTTGTCAGCAACCCGCGTTGATCGTGCTTGAGGGGTAGTTTTTGGATCGATTCGGAAACTTGAGTTCCCACCGTCCACAAAACTATATCTACCGGAATCGTATCGATTTGTCCTTTATAAAGCAAGGAGATGGTATCCGATGTTATCGACTGGACTTCCGTATCCAAGTCCAGCCATACCAGTCGTTTTTCTAACGCTTTCTTGGCTGCTTCTCGGTTAAATTGTGGGGAGGTAGCGAGAATTGTGGCTTGCTTTTCGATCAGCCGCAAGCGTCCCCTCTCTCCTAAGCGATCTGCCAGCTTGCAAGCGAGTTCGACTCCACTGTAGCCGCCGCCAACGATCGCGACGCGGATCTTGTCTGCATCGGACTGTTCTAAGATTCTCAGTCGTTCTCCGAGTCGATAAGCATCGTTTAGAGTCCGAAACGGGATCGCGTGGTCTTTTGCTCCTGGAATGATATCTAGGGGAGTTTTGCCGCCGATGGCAACGACCAATTTGTCGTAGCTTATGCTGGTTTCGTTATCGAGTTGTATTTCTCTAGCTTCAATATCGATACCAGTGACGCAAGCTTGTTTGAAGAGAATGTCCGTACCTGAGAGCAGTTCTTCAAAAGGCGGAGCAATTTCCCAACTCTGCATTTCTCCGGTCATTAATTCGTATAACAAGGGAGAGAATAAAAAGCGATCGCTTTTGTCGATCAGAGTAATTTCCGGTTGGTAAGAATTATCCCAGGGGAACTGGGTTAGGCGTAACGCGGTATATAAACCCCCGAAACCGCCACCAAGAATGCAGATGCGTATAGTTTGTTTGTTCATAAGACCAGGCTCAGGTGTTATATGCAAGGCGACTGTATTCAGCATAGCAAGGGAATCGCTAGCTTCAAGGACATCTATAGCCCGCAACCAATCAGTCGCATAAAGAAATGATGCGCTATCTTGGGTCTGTAGGGAGAATGCCAACAATAACCGGGAAGACTGCCAGTTGCTAAGGATTTGGAGAAATCAAACTCATCGAACTCTAGCCATCTTTTCTCGCGATACCAACCTAATTGTTCGCCCAGGCGAATTAAAATTTCGTTATTGTAGGCTCTGAGAGTATCCAGATTTCCTCCTAAGCTATGGTATAGATGTAGCTGAATGCTAAAGCCAAAAAGATCCTTACTGTATTTTCTCCAAAGGCGATCGATAATGCGAGTTCCATTACAGCAAAAGCTGTTCATATCTTCAGGAGTACAACCAGTTTGCGAATCGTTGCCTGCAATTTCTTGCATGACCCTGGTCGTCTCTAGGTCAGCGTCTTTCCACTTACCTGCCTTTAGCAAATCTCGCAATTTGCCATATCGGTGTAGATCGGGAAGTAATAAACGAGTTTCCTCTAGTTCTTCTTCCAGACGAGATATTCTCTGTCCAATCGTCGTTTCTAGTTGAGCTAAACGCGAGAGAACTTCTGATTCAAATTCTGGATCGAGCATGGGATAATTTTATGAGGTCGGTTTCTAACTACTCTAACAATCGAAAGGAGCCGAAGAAGTTGACGGCTTCTAGAGGGATTTTTCGTGCATTTTGTATTCCTATAGCGACGAGTCAGCTTGCGGTGCGATCGAATACACTCGCTCGGTAATCGTTGTTTTTTGTTGTCAATTTCTTGATTTCAGATCTTGGGATTCGGCAAATTTCAAGCTAATTTTCAGGAAAAACTCATTTTTGCTTATTTTAATAGTTTTTCAAGGAATAACTGTTAAATTTGTCCAAGGTTATTTGAAAATAATTTTAGCTTTAACCTATACTTTTCTTGATTTCATTGTAGTTAAAGTAAAAAGGAAACTCATCCGTGACTGAAACCTCTATCTCTCAACAGCTGTCTCATTCTTCAACCCTAGCAGGTTATGACATCGAAAAGGCAGTTTTAGAACGCTACCAAGCTGGTGCAAAGCAACAAGAACCTAGCTTGTGTTGTCCTACAGAGTATGAAGGAAACTATTTAGATATTCTGCCTCAAGAAATTATTGAGAAGGATTACGGCTGTGGCGATCCTACTCGTTACGTTTCTGTGGGCGAGACGGTGTTAGATTTAGGTTCTGGTGCCGGAAAAAATTGTTATATTTTAGCGCAGAAAGTGGGTGCGACGGGCAAAGTCATTGGGATTGACTTCAATGATGAAATGCTGGCACTAGCGCGAAAATATCAATCTGAAATTGCCAGAAAAGTTGGATATTGGAATACGCAATTTTTCAAGGGGAAAATCCAAGATCTTAAGCTAGATTTAGAGAAAGTAGAAGCATGGTTGCAAGACAATCCGATCGCTTCTATCGAGCAATTTAGTCAATTTGATGCCCAATGCGATCGCTTGCGCGATAAATCCCCTCTCATTCATGATGAAAGTATCGATTTAGTCATCTCTAACTGCGTTCTTAACCTAGTTTGCCCTAAAGATAAACAACAGTTATTCCAAGAAATTTATCGCGTTCTCAAACGAGGCGGAAGGGCAGTTATTTCTGATATCGTTTGCGATGAAGATCCGACCCCAGAAATCCTTAATAATCCCGAACTATGGAGCGGTTGTATTTCTGGCGCATTTCGAGAAGATCTCTTCCTTAAAATGTTTGAAGAATTCGGATTTTATGGTATTGAGATTCTCAAACGAGATGAAAAACCATGGCAAGTTATCGATGGAATTGAATTTCGTTCCGTTACTGTTCGTGCTTTTAAAGGAAAAGAAGGTTCTTGTTTAGAACGCAAACAAGCCATTATTTACCAAGGTCCTTGGAAACAGGTACAAGATGATGACGGTCACACCTTTTGTCGTGGAGAAAGAATGGCAGTTTGTGATAAGACTTATCAAATTTTAACTAATCCCAATAGTCCTTATGCCAAAGATATTATTCCCGTGCCTCCCTATCAAGAAATCTCTCTAGAAGAAGCAACAAACTTTAGCTGTAAAAATAAAGCCATTCGCCATCCAAAAGAAACCAAAGGACACAACTACCATCTCACCGAAATTAACAATGATGCTGGTTGTTGTAGTTCAGGTGAATGTTGTTAACAGCTACCCAGCAGGGCTATTTCATTCTCGAAAGCCAGAGAATAAATTCTCTGTCTAATCCCTTAAGTCCTATAAGACGGACTTAAATTTTAAGCCAAGAAATTCATTTCTTGGTTAACTGCAATCAGAATGAAATAACCCCGACAGTTACCGGTTATCAGTCAGTCATTGGTCGTGTGTTTTTTCTTTATCTATCTTTCTTATCTCCTCTGCATCTGAAGGATCGAATTAAAAAACTTAGTAACTAAGCCAATATTTATAATGACTCAATCAGCATCTACTTCTCAATTCTTTCTCTCAGAAATTACTCCATTTCAAAAAAAACTCAATCGCCCCTTAACTAAGCAAAAAATTACCATTCTACAAATTAATCTAGGCAAGCGTTGTAATCTAGCTTGCAATCATTGTCATGTAGAAGCAGGACCAAAACGAACAGAAGAACTATCTTCAGAAATCTGCGAACAATTAATCGAATTAATTCATTGTTTTCCTCAAATTAAAACAGTTGATTTAACTGGCGGCGCACCAGAAATGAACTATGGGTTTAAACCGCTAGTAGAAGCTGCCAGAAAAGCAGGAAAAGAAGTCATTGTTCGCTCTAACTTAACTATCTTTTTTGAAACTGGATATAAAGATTTGCCAGAATATTTGGCTAAGTATCAATTGCGAGTCATCGCATCGCTTCCCTGTTATTTAGAAAACAATGTAGATCGACAGAGAGGCGCAGGAGTTTATCAGGCTTCAATTAAAGCAATTCAAAAATTAAATCAACTCGGTTATGGAAAAAAGCAAGATCTAATTCTAGATTTAGTTTATAATCCCCAGTTACCTAAAAATGATAACTTTTCTCTAACTCCTAATCAAGTTAGCTTAGAACGAGATTATAAACAATATTTAGAAGAAAATTTTCAAGTCATTTTTAATCGCTTATTTGCTATTACTAATCTTCCTATTGGTAGGGTCAAAAATTATCTCAATAATAATCATTTATATGTTCCCTATCTAAAATTTTTAGAATCTCACCATAATTCCAGTACTGTTTCTCATCTAATGTGTCGCAATCAGCTATCAATTGATTATTTAGGTAATGTATATGATTGTGACTTTAATCAAATGGAAAATCTTCCGGCTACTTTACCCAATGGAGAAGCTTTAACAATAGTCAAACTATTAGAAGCAGGCAATCTCGACTTAATTCAAGAAATCAAAACCGCAGCCTACTGTTATGGGTGTACTGCTGGGAGCGGTTCGAGTTGCGAAGGAGCATTAATTTAATAGCTTAAGTGGACTGATGTGAGCTACTAGCCTAGAAGATTGGTGTTAATTGTTATCTATATCAATTATCTAAATCCTGGCTACAAATCTCTCTACCTGTTCTCCTCTCCTAGTTTCCTAGTCTTCCCTTCCGTCCTAGCCGTCCAGAACTTTTTTTATGGCTACAATTAGATCGTGGGGAGCGACGGGTTTAGCTAGATGGAGTTGAAATCCAGCGGCGATCGCCTCATCGCGGTCTTGGTCTCTAGCATAGGCTGTTAGAGCGATCGCAGGGATTTGTCCTCCTTGTTCTGGGGGCAACAACCGGATTTTGCGAATTAAACTGTAACCATTTTCTTCTGGCATGCCGATATCGCTGAGTAAAACATCGGGGTGAAAAGAAGAAAAGACTTGCAAAGCGGATTGAACAGACGCGGCAACTGTAGCGATCGCGCCAGATTGTTCGAGCATGAAAGCGATAAACTCGCTGGAATCGCGATCGTCATCCACTACCAGGATGCGCAGATTAGTAAGAGGGCGTGAGGTTTCGGGGGTTGAAATGTCGGGTGTGCTATTTGGAGAGGTTTCTGCTCTTAACAAAGGCAATTCGATTCTGAAGGTTGCTCCTTTTTCTTCTCCTGGACTGCTTGCTGAAATGGTGCCGCCGTGTAACTCGACTAGATGACGAACGATCGCCAACCCTAAGCCCAATCCACCAAAACGACGAGTTGTCGAACCATCAGCTTGACGAAAGGAATCAAATATGTAGGGGAGAAAATCAGCAGAAATCCCTCTACCCGTGTCAGTGACGGTAATTTGGGCATAGGGTCTTGGATTTTGGATTTTCGATTTTGGATTTTCGATTTTGGATTGAGAAATCTCTTTTTCTCCTTGTCCCGGAGTTTCCTTGTCCTCCTTGTCCCCCCATCTCCCCGTCTCCAATCTCACTTCCACCCGTCCTCCATCTGGCGTAAATTTGATGGCATTGGTGAGGAGATTCCAGACAATTTGTTGGAGGCGACTGGGGTCGCCAAGTACGAGGAGTGGGGTAGGGTTTTCATCTTGTTTGTACTTAAAGCGCAGTTCGATCGCTTTAGCTTGGGCAGAAAGGCGCACGGTATCGATCGCGGCGGCAATAACGGCAGCAAGATTAGTAGGTCGCGATTCGAGGACGATTTTGCCTCGGATGATACGGGAGATATCGAGTAAATCTTCGATCAGTTGGGTTTGCAGTTTAGCGTTGCAAGCAATGGTATCTATCGCGCGATCGACATTGGCTGGATCGAGTTTTTGAGTTTGTAACAGCTGTGCCCAACCTAGAATAGCATTGAGGGGCGATCGCAACTCGTGAGATAAGACAGCGAGAAATTCATCTTTGACGCGATTGACCCGTTCTAATTCTTCTTTTTGCTGTCGCAATTCTGCCTCCGCCTGCCGACGGGCGCGGCGTTCTTCGGCTTCCCGCAAGGCGCGTTTGACTGAGGGAACGAGTCGTTCCAATCGTTGTTTGAGAACGTAATCGGTTGCCCCCCTCTTGAGGGTTTCGATCGCTACTTCCTCGCCCATGGTAGCGGTAACGAAGATAAAGGGGGTCTCCGGGCTAAGCTGTTGCGCGATTTCTAATGCCGAGATCCCATCGAAACTAGGCAAAGCGTAGTCCGACAGGATCGAGTCATAGCTCTGTTGTGCTAGTGCGGTTTCAAATTCAGTGCGAGTTTGTACCCGCACTAGCTCGCACGAAATTCCACCTTCAGTTAGTAGAGTGTGAATTAGCTCCATGTCTAATACACTATCTTCTAGTAACAAAAACCGGAGAGTCATAACAGTTCAAAATTCAAAGTTCAAAGTTCAAAATCGATTAACTGGTCGCGGACTCGGTCACTGTTTTAGTCTCCTCCATCTTGAATTGTTTGACTGACTCGAAACGGGGGCATCGAACCCGGCGGGGGTTCGTTAATGATTGCCCAAAACAATCCTAATCCTTTGATTGCATCGACAAATTCATGAAAGTCTATCGGTTTGACCACATAGGCATTCGTGCCCAACTCATAACAGCGAGTTAAATCCTCTTCCTCGCGCGAGGAAGTTAAGACAACGACGGGGACAGTCCGCAAGGCTTCATTTGTTTTAATATCTGTTAAGACTTCTATGCCGTCAACCTTTGGAAGCTTGAGATCGAGTAATACTACGACAGGATTTCCTTCTCTTCTTAGTCGATACAAACCTCGACGGTACAAATAATCGAGGGCTTCTTCACCATCTCGAACGACGACAACTTCGTTGCCTAAATTGTTTTCTGCTAGGGAAGTCAGGATGAGTTCAACATCTCGGATACTGTCTTCTACCAGGAGAATTCGTTTGAGTTCCATTTGTCGTACTCTATTCTCCACTCCTGATTTCTAACTCCTTGGGTAGCGCGAAATAAAACGTTGCTCCTTCATTGATGGCACCTTCAGCCCAAACTCGTCCGCCATGACGGTGAATAATGCGTTGGATGTTTGCCAATCCCACTCCCGTTCCCTCGTATTGAGGATCGCTGTGGAGACGTTGGAATACTCCAAACAGTTTGTGTACGTATTGCATATCAAAACCAATTCCATTGTCTTTTACGAAAAATATTACTTCTTGCTCAGTCAAATGACTGCCGACAGAAATCTCTGTCTGGGGAGAGAGTTTAGTATATTTAAGTGCATTTTCGAGTAGATTTTGCCAAACCAATCGCAGCATTGAAGGATCGGCTCGCACGGTCGGTAGTTCGTCAATGTGCAAATTAATCTCTCGATTTTTCATTTCCGAGCTGAGATCGCTGAGAACTTCTCGTACCAAGAAATTCATATCGATCGCCGCATAGCGCATCTCGGTTCGTCCCATGCGCGAGAAGGCGAGGAGATCGTCGATCAGTTCGCCCGCTTGTTTGGTAGTTTCCACGATGATATTCAAATAGCGTTGACTCGTCGCATCTATTTCAGTTTGCCGCAGACGTTTTTGCAGCAGATCGACGAATCCGGCAATATGGCGCAAGGGAGCGCGCAGATCGTGAGAAACCGAGTAGGAAAACGATTCGAGTTCTTTATTGGCAGCTTCTAATTGCGCAGTGCGCTGTTGAACCCGTTCTTCTAAAATGACGTTGAATTGCCGAATTTCTGTCTCAATTTGTTTGCGATTGGTGATGTCATGGGCAACAGTATAGAACAATCCTTCTTCAATAACCGGGAACGTGTTCCAAACCAGCCACTTGTAGGAACCATCCTTACAGCGATAGCGATTTTCAAAATTTAAGGCTGTGGCTCCAGTTGCCAGTTTTTGCGCTTCTGCTAGGGTACGATCGCGGTCGTCGGGGTGCACGAATTCGATGTAAGGCTGACTCATTAACTCCGTCGGCGTGTATCCCAGAATGCGCTCGCAGGCAGGATTGAGCCGCTTAAAGTAGCCATCTATACCAGCTACTCCCAGGATATCTAGCGACAGATTGAAGAAGCGATCGCGTTCTAATTCTGCCCGTTTGCGATCGCTGATATCTAAAATAAAAGCGATCGATTCTTCTCGTTCCTCTCCCAGTAAAACGTATCCAATTAACACCCAAACGCGACGACCATCTTTGCGAATGTATTCCTTTTCGTAGGGCGTACATAGTCCTCTCACTCGTGCTTCGGCAATGCCGATTTCATCCAACGGCAGATATTCCGGCGGCGTGATTTTATCCCAACGCAACCGTCCCGCTTCCATATCCTCGCGGGTATAGCCAACAATTTTCAAAAAGGCATTATTAGCTTGATGAATCCTGCCATAGATATCGCCAAACAACAGCCCAACCAAATCCGATTCGGCAAACAATTTCAAGCGTTCTTGGGATTGTCGCAGAGCAGCTTCTACCTGAGTGTGCTTGCGATCGATTCGATTTAATGCTATTGCAGTGCGCCAAATTAGTATGAAATAAATAATGCTCAACGACACGACTAGCAAGGTGAAACTGAAGGCAGGATGATAGGTGCCGAGTTTTTGCCCCTCTAAGATCGACCAGCCCAAGAGCAAAGGAGTGACAACGGCAGTAGGAATGAGCCTGCGGGCAACGATACCCCCATTCAAATCGCTCGTGAGCGGTTCCATCAAGCCGCGATCGGGTCGAACAAACAAAACTCCAAGACACAGTAGGATAAATGTGACAGCAGTGTGCCATGCCATCGAAGTTGAGCAGACAAAGAACCGATGAAAGGTACCTACGCCATAAGCATGACCTGCGAGAGCAAGAAAAGCGATCGCCGCCGCAACTGCTACCAGCAATTGAGCCAGTCCATCCCTGCGGTATATCTGGCGAGGCAGCAACCAAAGCGCCCCACCTATCAGGCAAAAACTCAATGCTGTATTGTCTCCCATGCGACCGGGATATTTAGTTTGGGAGAAAAAGGGCGAATCTCGCAACAGCAGTTTGTCAATTCCCAGATTCCAACCAAATAGGTATTGAGCGAGGGTAAGGAATCCGATTAGGAAAACTGCGATCGCACAGCCATCAGCAACAAGTCTTCCTATCCTTCTGTGCCTTTCCCTTCCCCCCATCTCTTTGTCTCTGTGTCTCCTTGTTCCTCCGTCTCCAAGTAAACGCCCTTCGCTTTTGACGGTTAATCCTAAGGAAATTCCTGCCAGGATAAACGCAACTGCGCTATTGACTTTCATCGTGGATCCCATGGCGACAAATCCACTTTTGAGCCAACCAAGGAGAACTAGACAACCGACAAGCAGGGTGATGAGGCTAGCTACCGAGGGAATTGCTCGCATGACTTGGGAGTTGCACAGCGATCGCATCTTTGTCGATTGAGAGTTGTTATAATAATTCAAAAAGAGATTTTCCGCAACAACCGAGCGATAAATTTAGAAAAGAAACTTGGGATCTAACTTAAGATAGCCGATCGATCGATGGAAACCTACTTTAGGTAGATGTTTATAGAACTAATAGCGTATTGACATCAGAGTGATTTCATTCTGACTCGATCGCACCTAGAAATAATACCAATTCGCAATTGGAATTTCCTGTCCGAGCGAAAAAGTCTTCTAAAGAAGACCCGATAGGAATTTCAGTCGATTTTAATCGAATTGAGCTTTGAGCCTAGAACCTTAGTTTTAGGCGTTGACTTCCTGCAATCAGATTTATCTGACTTTAGCTATAAGCCAAGAAATTTATTTCTTGGCTTATAGCTGGTGCTTATCCAATCGTATGAAAACTTTACCTTTACCTATGAGGCAGCGATTTGAATCGCTGACTTTTTGACATCGGAAGTGCTTGGGCAGGGGCAATGCCTGCCCAGATCGTCAATTAACTGTAACTCAGCACCCAATTAACCAGCGTCCGTACGGGAAAACCAGTCGCGCCTGCATTATTAACCCCATTTTCTTTATCGGCCCAAACCGGACCCGCAATATCTAAGTGTGCCCAGGGGGTTTCTTTGACGAACTGCTTGAGGAAGAGGGCAGCAGTAATCGACCCGCCAGCACAAGGTCCGGTGTTTTTCATGTCGGCAATCTGAGATTTGAGACCTTCAAAATACTTCTCTTCCATTGGCATTTGCCAGAACTTTTCTCCTGCTTTGTCGGAGGCTTCTTTGAGTTGATTGGCAAGGGTTTCGTCCGTACTCCACAACCCAGCAATATCATTGCCAAGGGCAACGACACAGGCACCCGTGAGAGTGGCGAGATCGACTATCGCGTCAACTCCCAGTTTTTCTGCAAATACTAATGCATCGGCTAGGGTCAACCGTCCTTCTGCGTCGGTATTATTGACTTCAATCGTCTTACCGTTAGAAGCCCTGAGAATATCGCCGGGATGCAGGGCGTGACCGCTAATCATATTTTCTGTCGCCGCACAGATGAAGTGAATCTCGACCTCTGGTTTTAGCTGCGCGATCGCTTTGGCTGTTCCTAGCGCTGCCGCACCGCCTCCCATGTCCATTTTCATGGTTTCGATGCCGCTACCCGCCCCTTTGATATTCAGTCCGCCAGAGTCAAAGGTCAGACTCTTCCCGACGATTGCTAGCTTGCGTTTGGGCGTACCTGCGGGTTTGTAGGTCAAGTGAATGAATTTAGGCGGCAAGTCCGATGCCATCGCTACGCCTAAAAAGGCTCCCATGCCCAGCTTTTCACAGTCTTCTTTTTCTAGGATTTCGACGGCTAAACCGCCCTCTGCTGCTATTTGCTCGGCAGTTTGAGCCATTGTAATCGCCGTGACCGAATTAGCGGGAGCGTTAACTAATTCTCGCGCTAATATAACCCCAGCACAGATGGCTTCGGCATGGGCAATTGCTTCATCTTGACTGCCTAACCCAATCAAATCGACGGTTTCTAGTTTGAGTCCTTTGTCTTCCACCTCCGACTTAAAGCGGGTATCCTGGTGTAGAGCTAAGAGCATGCCTTCTGCGATCGCCCCAGCAGTAGCGGCTGGATCGTTATCGACGACGGGCAAGCTAATTCCCAAGGTTTTGACCTTCTCTTTTTTGGCAATGCGCGCGATCGCTGCCCCAGCTAGGCGAACTGCATTCAGTTTTAAGTCCTCGGCTTTGCCCAATCCCACTAAAATAATTTTGCGGACAGGACTGTTACTGCCGACGCGCGTCACTGCCGTACTGCTGGATTTTCCTTCAAATTCCGTCTCAGCAATTAATTCTTGAATCGTCCCTGCCAGTTTCTCATCTAAGTGAGCTAATTCTCCAGTTAGTTCTATATTGCTCTCAAATAGACCAATTGCTAAAGCATCGCCAGTCCAATCTAATACTGGCGTATTTATCCCTCGAATTTGCATTCTTGTTTAATTGCTCTCATACGACTTCCGTCTGAAATTGTAGCTTACTGAAGGTTGAGGATGCGATTTCCTGAGTCGGTGCTTTACGGATCGTCTGGGTCAAAAACTGAGAGAAGCGTAAACCAATATTAATTAAAGAAGGCTTATTAACATTTCTTAGAGTCTAGATTGGCAATATATATTAATTTTTGTAAAAAATAATTGCAAAAGGTATCCATTTCTGGCTTGATGGTATACGAAGGGAAACCTCGTTAACCTGTGCTTTAACCAATAAATTTAATAAAAAATTATTGGAAAGCAAAAAGTTTTTTTACCTTCTATCTTGTTTTTGAGAGAGAAACCAGCAGATAATTTATAACTGCTAAAGTCGCTTTCTCGCTCGTCCAAAATATTCGAGTACAAAGAGACAGAATTAATTAAAATTAATTCTTGTCAGGGAATTACGGCATGTCTGCCCTTAGTTTCTCAGCTCTTCTTCAAGCGAATTTGTGTTCGATTTCTACTTCTATTTCATGTAAATTGAT
It includes:
- a CDS encoding HAD-IA family hydrolase, which codes for MTNDKQPKVIFLDAVGTLFGIKGSVGEVYSAIARGAGVDISPERLDEAFIQSFKTSSPLAFPGIDAAKIPELEYQWWRAIAKETFEGAGVLDRFSDFDAFFSQLYAYFTTDRPWYVYPDVVPALEHWQQKGIQLGIISNFDTRLYSVMERLQLKDFFSSITISSKVGAAKPHSQIFLVALQKHNCLAQQAWHIGDSLKEDYHGAKAAGLTSFLIKRSFSEIFRGSP
- a CDS encoding NAD(P)/FAD-dependent oxidoreductase; translation: MNKQTIRICILGGGFGGLYTALRLTQFPWDNSYQPEITLIDKSDRFLFSPLLYELMTGEMQSWEIAPPFEELLSGTDILFKQACVTGIDIEAREIQLDNETSISYDKLVVAIGGKTPLDIIPGAKDHAIPFRTLNDAYRLGERLRILEQSDADKIRVAIVGGGYSGVELACKLADRLGERGRLRLIEKQATILATSPQFNREAAKKALEKRLVWLDLDTEVQSITSDTISLLYKGQIDTIPVDIVLWTVGTQVSESIQKLPLKHDQRGLLTTNAFLQASDRPEIYALGDVANCQDITGQQVPATAQSALQQSDFCAWNIWASITRRPLLPFRYFSMGEMMTLGIDNATISGLGVKLEGIPAYILRRLIYLYRLPTLKHQLNVGLNWITQPVIELLAR
- a CDS encoding GUN4 domain-containing protein, with the translated sequence MLDPEFESEVLSRLAQLETTIGQRISRLEEELEETRLLLPDLHRYGKLRDLLKAGKWKDADLETTRVMQEIAGNDSQTGCTPEDMNSFCCNGTRIIDRLWRKYSKDLFGFSIQLHLYHSLGGNLDTLRAYNNEILIRLGEQLGWYREKRWLEFDEFDFSKSLATGSLPGYCWHSPYRPKIAHHFFMRLIGCGL
- a CDS encoding methyltransferase domain-containing protein — encoded protein: MTETSISQQLSHSSTLAGYDIEKAVLERYQAGAKQQEPSLCCPTEYEGNYLDILPQEIIEKDYGCGDPTRYVSVGETVLDLGSGAGKNCYILAQKVGATGKVIGIDFNDEMLALARKYQSEIARKVGYWNTQFFKGKIQDLKLDLEKVEAWLQDNPIASIEQFSQFDAQCDRLRDKSPLIHDESIDLVISNCVLNLVCPKDKQQLFQEIYRVLKRGGRAVISDIVCDEDPTPEILNNPELWSGCISGAFREDLFLKMFEEFGFYGIEILKRDEKPWQVIDGIEFRSVTVRAFKGKEGSCLERKQAIIYQGPWKQVQDDDGHTFCRGERMAVCDKTYQILTNPNSPYAKDIIPVPPYQEISLEEATNFSCKNKAIRHPKETKGHNYHLTEINNDAGCCSSGECC
- the arsS gene encoding arsenosugar biosynthesis radical SAM (seleno)protein ArsS (Some members of this family are selenoproteins.), giving the protein MTQSASTSQFFLSEITPFQKKLNRPLTKQKITILQINLGKRCNLACNHCHVEAGPKRTEELSSEICEQLIELIHCFPQIKTVDLTGGAPEMNYGFKPLVEAARKAGKEVIVRSNLTIFFETGYKDLPEYLAKYQLRVIASLPCYLENNVDRQRGAGVYQASIKAIQKLNQLGYGKKQDLILDLVYNPQLPKNDNFSLTPNQVSLERDYKQYLEENFQVIFNRLFAITNLPIGRVKNYLNNNHLYVPYLKFLESHHNSSTVSHLMCRNQLSIDYLGNVYDCDFNQMENLPATLPNGEALTIVKLLEAGNLDLIQEIKTAAYCYGCTAGSGSSCEGALI
- a CDS encoding response regulator, with protein sequence MTLRFLLLEDSVLDMELIHTLLTEGGISCELVRVQTRTEFETALAQQSYDSILSDYALPSFDGISALEIAQQLSPETPFIFVTATMGEEVAIETLKRGATDYVLKQRLERLVPSVKRALREAEERRARRQAEAELRQQKEELERVNRVKDEFLAVLSHELRSPLNAILGWAQLLQTQKLDPANVDRAIDTIACNAKLQTQLIEDLLDISRIIRGKIVLESRPTNLAAVIAAAIDTVRLSAQAKAIELRFKYKQDENPTPLLVLGDPSRLQQIVWNLLTNAIKFTPDGGRVEVRLETGRWGDKEDKETPGQGEKEISQSKIENPKSKIQNPRPYAQITVTDTGRGISADFLPYIFDSFRQADGSTTRRFGGLGLGLAIVRHLVELHGGTISASSPGEEKGATFRIELPLLRAETSPNSTPDISTPETSRPLTNLRILVVDDDRDSSEFIAFMLEQSGAIATVAASVQSALQVFSSFHPDVLLSDIGMPEENGYSLIRKIRLLPPEQGGQIPAIALTAYARDQDRDEAIAAGFQLHLAKPVAPHDLIVAIKKVLDG
- a CDS encoding response regulator, with translation MELKRILLVEDSIRDVELILTSLAENNLGNEVVVVRDGEEALDYLYRRGLYRLRREGNPVVVLLDLKLPKVDGIEVLTDIKTNEALRTVPVVVLTSSREEEDLTRCYELGTNAYVVKPIDFHEFVDAIKGLGLFWAIINEPPPGSMPPFRVSQTIQDGGD
- a CDS encoding PAS domain S-box protein — protein: MNYYNNSQSTKMRSLCNSQVMRAIPSVASLITLLVGCLVLLGWLKSGFVAMGSTMKVNSAVAFILAGISLGLTVKSEGRLLGDGGTRRHRDKEMGGRERHRRIGRLVADGCAIAVFLIGFLTLAQYLFGWNLGIDKLLLRDSPFFSQTKYPGRMGDNTALSFCLIGGALWLLPRQIYRRDGLAQLLVAVAAAIAFLALAGHAYGVGTFHRFFVCSTSMAWHTAVTFILLCLGVLFVRPDRGLMEPLTSDLNGGIVARRLIPTAVVTPLLLGWSILEGQKLGTYHPAFSFTLLVVSLSIIYFILIWRTAIALNRIDRKHTQVEAALRQSQERLKLFAESDLVGLLFGDIYGRIHQANNAFLKIVGYTREDMEAGRLRWDKITPPEYLPLDEIGIAEARVRGLCTPYEKEYIRKDGRRVWVLIGYVLLGEEREESIAFILDISDRKRAELERDRFFNLSLDILGVAGIDGYFKRLNPACERILGYTPTELMSQPYIEFVHPDDRDRTLAEAQKLATGATALNFENRYRCKDGSYKWLVWNTFPVIEEGLFYTVAHDITNRKQIETEIRQFNVILEERVQQRTAQLEAANKELESFSYSVSHDLRAPLRHIAGFVDLLQKRLRQTEIDATSQRYLNIIVETTKQAGELIDDLLAFSRMGRTEMRYAAIDMNFLVREVLSDLSSEMKNREINLHIDELPTVRADPSMLRLVWQNLLENALKYTKLSPQTEISVGSHLTEQEVIFFVKDNGIGFDMQYVHKLFGVFQRLHSDPQYEGTGVGLANIQRIIHRHGGRVWAEGAINEGATFYFALPKELEIRSGE